The following coding sequences lie in one Trichoderma breve strain T069 chromosome 1, whole genome shotgun sequence genomic window:
- a CDS encoding asparagine synthase domain-containing protein, with protein MCGIFACHCHPDVQKFKPTALKLSKAIRHRGPDWSGSVISHNTILCHERLSIVGVESGAQPLTNSDNTLILAANGEIYNHRQVRKHLKEPYHFKTTSDCEVIIPLYLEHDIDAPNYLDGMFSFVLYDKKQDRTIAARDPIGITTLYQGWSWKEPGAVYFASELKCLHPVCDKIVAFPPGHVYDSKTGETTRYFKPTWWDPTNVPSAPIDYKAIRTSLETAVRKRLMAEVPYGVLLSGGLDSSLVASIAQREMLRLRKKAEEASGTETPAEADLDHGEGLVGVDDDDNLSTVTYLPQLNSFSIGLPGSPDNEAAVKVAKFLGTKHHVMTFTIEDGLNALSDVIYHLETYDVTTIRASTPMFLLSRKIKAMGIKMVLSGEGSDEIFGGYLYFHAAPDKKAFHAETVRRIKDLHLADCLRANKSTSAWGLEARVPFLDKKFIETAMSIDPQEKMITKERMEKYILRKAFDTTDEPGTPAYLPDSILWRQKEQFSDGVGYGWIDALKDNAELHVTDEMMKNPKAEWGTDIPDTKEAYWYRLMFDEHFPPRCASTVERWTPTWSKQTDPSGRAIATHNAKYDDAA; from the exons ATGTGTGGCATTTTCGCTTGCCATTG TCATCCTGACGTCCAAAAATTCAAGCCTACAGCGCTGAAGCTGTCTAAGGC GATTCGACACCGCGGCCCCGATTGGA GTGGAAGCGTCATCTCTCACAACACAA TCCTCTGCCATGAGCGTCTTAGTATCGTCGGTGTTG AGTCTGGCGCCCAGCCCCTGACCAACTCCGATAACACACTTATTCTTGCCGCCAATGGCGAGATTTACAACCACCGTCAGGTCCGAAAACACTTGAAGGAGCCCTATCACTTCAAGACAACATCTGACTGCGAGGTCATCATTCCTCTG TATTTGGAGCACGATATCGACGCCCCTAACTACCTAGATGGCATGTTCTCCTTCGTTCTATACGACAAGAAGCAGGACCGTACCATTGCCGCTCGCGACCCCATCGGCATCACAACATTGTACCAGGGATGGTCATGGAAGGAGCCTGGAGCTGTGTACTTTGCCTCGGAGCTCAAGTGCCTGCACCCCGTCTGCGACAAGATCGTGGCCTTCCCTCCCGGCCACGTCTACGACTCAAAAACTGGCGAGACGACCCGTTACTTCAAGCCTACTTGGTGGGATCCCACCAACGTGCCCTCTGCTCCGATCGACTACAAGGCCATCCGAACTTCACTCGAGACCGCTGTTAGAAAGCGCTTGATGGCTGAAGTCCCCTATGGTGTTCTTCTCTCTGGCGGTCTCGACTCTAGTCTGGTTGCGTCCATTGCCCAACGAGAGATGCTGAGACTCaggaagaaggccgaggaggctaGTGGCACCGAGACTCCTGCAGAGGCTGACCTTGACCACGGAGAGGGCCTTGTCGGtgttgacgacgacgacaacctGTCCACTGTCACCTACCTGCCACAACTCAACTCCTTCTCCATTGGTCTCCCCGGATCTCCCGACAACGAGGCCGCCGTCAAGGTTGCCAAGTTCCTCGGCACCAAGCACCACGTCATGACATTTACCATTGAGGACGGTCTCAACGCGCTGTCAGATGTCATCTACCACCTGGAGACTTACGATGTCACAACAATCCGAGCCTCCACACCCATGTTTTTGCTCTCTcgcaagatcaaggccatgggcATCAAGATGGTCTTGAGCGGTGAGGGTAGCGATGAGATTTTCGGTGGCTACCTTTACTTCCACGCTGCCCCTGACAAGAAGGCGTTCCACGCGGAGACGGTTCGCCGTATCAAGGATCTGCATCTTGCGGATTGTCTGCGAGCCAACAAGTCCACCTCGGCATGGGGTCTTGAGGCTCGTGTGCCTTTCCTGGACAAGAAG TTCATTGAGACTGCGATGAGCATCGACCCCCAGGAGAAGATGATCACCAAGGAGAGAATGGAAAAGTACATTCTCCGAAAAGCCTTTGACACGACCGATGAGCCCGGTACTCCCGCCTACTTGCCCGACTCCATCCTGTGGAGACAGAAGGAGCAGTTTTCCGATGGTGTCGGATACGGATGGATCGATGCGCTCAAGGACAACGCCGAGCTCCACGTCACTgacgagatgatgaagaaccCTAAGGCTGAGTGGGGTACCGACATTCCGGATACCAAGGAGGC TTACTGGTACCGACTCATGTTTGACGAGCACTTCCCTCCTCGCTGCGCTTCCACCGTGGAGCGATGGACGCCTACTTGGTCCAAGCAGACGGATCCTAGCGGCAG AGCTATCGCGACTCACAACGCCAAGTACGACGACGCTGCGTAA
- a CDS encoding RNA helicase (UPF2 interacting domain) domain-containing protein produces MEGAFTHVGNHLISDSAAAIKAGADDLSALDPDEALLYGKYGAQSGRRRADDDDNQTEAFEEDDNDSLNSVPIDQMMGMKLKHPEEEKELPPHACAYCGIHSPACVVKCLTCNKWFCSARGSGSSTHIVNHLVRARHKEVQLHPESTLGDTVLECYSCGTKNAFILGFIPAKSDAVVVLLCRQPCAAANSNKDMNWDTSRWEPLIEERAFLPWLVNPPSDAEQLRARHLTMNTIAKLEEMWKQEPDATIQDLEKASNIDDDPLPVQLTYDDPYHYQNIFGPLVKMESDYDKKLKEAQSEDGLTVRWDYALNNKHIASFNLQKIESGDVKLAVGDEMRLRYTGELREEWEGVGYVIKIPNSQSDEVCLELRKTGNDKLVPIDLSHNFSADYVWKATSYDRMQLAMKTFAVDDMSVSGYIFHILLGHICQPPPMKVTLPKKWSAPGLPDLNQGQVDAIRAVLQKPLSLIQGPPGTGKTVTSATIIYHLAKMSGSQVLVCAPSNVAVDQLCERIHRTGLKVVRLTAKSREDVESSVSFLALHEQVRMSEHNSELVKLSQLKVEVGELSSQDEKKLRQLTKAAEREILSNADVICCTCVGAGDPRLSKMKFRNVLIDESTQSAEPECMIPLVLGCKQVVLVGDHKQLGPVIMNKKAAKAGLNRSLFERLINLKINPIPLKTQYRMHPCLSEFPSNMFYDGTLQNGITHEQRVRKDVDFPWPVTEMPMMFWSNIGHEEISTSGTSYLNRTEASNVEKTVTRFFKAGVKPSEIGVITPYEGQRSYIVSTMQNSGTYKKELYKDVEVASVDAFQGREKDFIVLSCVRSNDNQGIGFLSDPRRLNVALTRAKYGLVILGNPKVLSKHELWHNLLAHFKDRKCFVEGPLTNLQACLLQFSRPRVSYRQKNSQPSQYPGARQQNGRLNGGPPGRDFDAGSMVSYIPDDVSSIQGSAFGGAALNSAFPPMFSSFAPEQWPGLPGVSAPGRGHKGRNRAPESVAGESVANSELTDASASVIGAKGIGQGGVSLGAGLHDVVTGMRAVSYSQSDRLKHYVESSGRMNLGSGYGRRYDDDEKSISTAFHSQIGGGYD; encoded by the exons ATGGAGGGCGCGTTCACCCACGTGGGCAATCACCTCATTTCCGACTCAGCTGCAGCCATTAAGGCTGGTGCAGACGATCTCTCGGCGCTCGACCCTGACGAGGCTCTCCTTTATGGCAAATATGGCGCCCAGAGTGGCCGGCGCCGagccgacgatgacgacaacCAGACGGAAGCATTTGAGGAGGACGATAATGACAGCCTCAATAGTGTTCCCATTGACCAAATGATGGGCATGAAATTGAAGCACcccgaggaggagaaagaacTCCCACCTCATGCATGCGC ATACTGTGGCATTCACTCTCCGGCCTGCGTCGTGAAGTGTCTTACGTGCAACAAATGGTTCTGCAGTGCTCGCGGCAGTGGTTCCTCAACCCATATCGTCAACCATCTGGTTCGCGCACGACACAAGGAAGTGCAACTGCACCCCGAATCGACTCTCGGAGATACTGTGCTGGAATGCTATAGCTGTGGAACGAAGAATGCCTTCATTCTTGGATTCATCCCCGCGAAATCCGACGCCGTAGTCGTCTTGCTATGCCGCCAACcctgcgccgccgccaactCGAACAAGGACATGAACTGGGACACATCGCGATGGGAGCCTCTCATCGAGGAAAGGGCATTTTTGCCCTGGCTCGTGAACCCTCCATCTGATGCTGAACAGTTACGTGCCCGCCACCTGACGATGAACACGATTGCCAAGCTCGAAGAAATGTGGAAGCAGGAGCCGGATGCGACAATTCAAGATTTGGAGAAGGCCTCCAACATCGACGACGATCCTCTCCCCGTTCAGCTGACCTATGATGACCCCTACCACTATCAAAATATCTTTGGTCCCCTTGTTAAAATGGAATCTGACTACGATAAGAAACTCAAGGAAGCACAGTCAGAAGATGGTTTGACCGTTCGCTGGGATTATGCTCTCAACAACAAGCACATTGCTAGCTTTAACCTACAGAAAATCGAGTCGGGCGATGTCAAACTCGCAGTCGGCGACGAAATGCGACTGCGCTACACTGGCGAGCTCAGGGAGGAATGGGAGGGAGTTGGATACGTCATCAAGATCCCAAACAGCCAATCTGACGAAGTTTGCCTCGAACTCCGCAAGACTGGCAACGATAAGCTGGTCCCTATCGACCTCTCTCACAACTTCTCGGCCGATTACGTTTGGAAGGCTACCTCGTACGATCGCATGCAACTCGCCATGAAGACGTTCGCCGTTGATGACATGAGTGTTTCGGGATACATCTTCCACATCCTACTCGGCCATATCTGCCAGCCGCCACCCATGAAAGTCACGCTGCCTAAGAAGTGGTCTGCTCCCGGGCTTCCTGACCTGAACCAGGGCCAGGTGGATGCAATCAGAGCCGTTCTGCAGAAGCCTCTCAGTCTCATCCAAGGACCCCCTGGAACCGGAAAGACTGTCACCTCTGCCACCATCATCTATCACCTTGCAAAGATGAGCGGCAGCCAAGTTCTCGTGTGCGCCCCGTCCAACGTTGCCGTAGACCAGCTCTGTGAGCGTATACACCGCACAGGTCTCAAGGTGGTCCGACTTACGGCCAAGTCGAGAGAGGATGTGGAGTCGTCTGTCAGCTTCCTGGCGCTGCATGAGCAGGTCCGCATGTCCGAGCACAACAGTGAGCTCGTGAAGCTATCGCAACTAAAGGTCGAAGTCGGAGAACTTTCGAGCcaggatgagaagaagctaaGACAGCTCACCAAGGCTGCCGAACGAGAGATCTTGAGCAACGCAGATGTCATCTGCTGCACCTGCGTCGGTGCAGGTGACCCGCGACTCTCCAAGATGAAGTTCCGAAATGTCCTGATTGATGAGTCTACACAGTCGGCCGAGCCAGAATGCATGATTCCCCTCGTTCTCGGATGCAAGCAGGTCGTTCTGGTCGGAGACCATAAGCAGTTGGGACCCGTCATCATGAACAagaaggcggccaaggctggtCTCAACAGGTCTCTCTTTGAACGGTTGATCAACTTGAAAATCAACCCCATTCCGCTGAAGACCCAGTACCGCATGCACCCATGCCTTTCAGAGTTCCCATCCAACATGTTTTATGACGGTACCCTCCAGAATGGTATTACTCATGAGCAACGAGTTCGAAAGGATGTCGACTTCCCCTGGCCCGTGACTGAGATGCCCATGATGTTCTGGTCCAACATTGGCCACGAGGAAATCTCCACCTCTGGTACTTCGTACCTGAACAGAACAGAGGCGTCGAATGTGGAGAAGACAGTGACACGTTTCTTTAAGGCTGGCGTGAAGCCATCCGAGATTGGAGTCATTACTCCATACGAGGGCCAGCGCAGCTATATCGTTTCAACCATGCAAAACTCCGGTACCTACAAGAAGGAGCTGTACAAGGACGTGGAGGTAGCATCGGTAGACGCTTTCCAGGGCCGTGAAAAGGACTTTATTGTCCTATCTTGTGTCCGATCCAACGACAACCAGGGCATCGGATTCTTGTCAGATCCTCGTCGTCTCAACGTCGCTCTCACCCGAGCCAAGTATGGTCTGGTTATTCTCGGCAACCCCAAGGTTCTGTCCAAGCATGAGCTTTGGCACAACCTCCTTGCTCATTTCAAGGATCGCAAGTGCTTCGTCGAGGGACCCCTCACCAACTTGCAGGCATGTCTGTTGCAGTTTAGCCGCCCAAGAGTGAGCTACCGCCAGAAGAACAGCCAGCCGTCTCAGTACCCCGGTGCAAGGCAGCAAAATGGCAGGCTCAACGGCGGCCCTCCTGGTCGCGACTTTGACGCCGGCTCCATGGTTTCCTATATCCCAGACGACGTCTCCTCGATTCAGGGCTCAGCTTTCGGAGGTGCTGCGCTGAACTCGGCTTTCCCACCGATGTTCTCCAGCTTTGCGCCTGAGCAGTGGCCCGGGCTACCTGGAGTGTCGGCGCCGGGACGAGGACACAAGGGCCGCAACCGAGCGCCCGAAAGTGTTGCCGGTGAAAGCGTGGCCAACTCTGAGCTGACGGATGCCTCAGCCAGCGTCATTGGTGCTAAGGGGATTGGCCAAGGCGGTGTCAGTCTAGGCGCTGGCTTGCACGACGTTGTGACGGGAATGCGAGCAGTCTCGTACAGCCAGAGTGATCGACTGAAGCATTACGTGGAAAGCAGCGGCCGTATGAACCTTGGCAGCGGCTATGGTCGACGctacgacgacgatgagaaaAGCATCAGCACTGCTTTCCACAGCCAAATCGGTGGAGGCTACGATTGA
- a CDS encoding eukaryotic porin domain-containing protein, producing MSIPAFSDIAKPANDLLNKDFYHLSATTFEFKDTAPNGVAFKVTGKSSHEKATSAAIEGKYTDKPTGLTLTQTWNTANALDTKIEVSDSLAKGLKLEGLFNFLPATAAKGAKFNLLFKQPGFHGRAFFDLLKGPTANVDAVVGHEGFLAGASAGYDVNKAALTGYSAAVGYVAPQYSAAITATDNLSVFAASYYHKVNSQVEAGAKATWNSKTSNTVGLEVASKYRIDPVSFAKVKINDRGIAALAYNVLLREGVTLGLGGSFDTQKLDQATHKLGASFTFEG from the exons ATGTCTATCCCCGCCTTCTCCGACATTGCCAAGCCGGCCAACGAC CTCCTCAACAAGGACTTCTACCACCTGTCCGCCACCACCTTCGAGTTCAAGGACACTGCTCCCAATGGCGTTGCCTTCAAGGTGACCGGCAAGTCCAGCCACGAGAAGGCCACCTCTGCTGCT ATTGAGGGAAAATACACCGACAAGCCTACCG GCCTGACCCTGACCCAGACCTGGAACACCGCCAACGCCCTCGACACCAAGATTGAGGTCAGCGACTCCCTCGCCAAGGGCCTCAAGCTCGAGGGTCTCTTCAACTTCCTGcccgccaccgccgccaagggCGCCAAGTTCAACCTGCTCTTCAAGCAGCCCGGCTTCCACGGCCGCGCCTTCTTCGACCTCCTCAAGGGCCCCACCGCCAACGTCGACGCCGTCGTCGGCCACGAGGGCTTCCTCGCCGGTGCCAGCGCCGGCTATGATGTCAACAAGGCTGCCCTGACCGGCTACAGCGCCGCCGTCGGCTACGTCGCCCCCCAGTACAGCGCTGCCATCACCGCCACCGACAACCTGAGCGTCTTCGCCGCTTCTTACTACCACAAGGTCAACAGCCAGGTCGAGGCCGGTGCCAAGGCCACCTGGAACTCCAAGACCAGCAACACTGTCGGCCTCGAGGTCGCCAGCAAGTACCGCATTGACCCCGTCTCCTTCGCCAAG GTCAAGATCAACGACCGTGGTATTGCCGCCCTTGCCTACAACGTCCTCCTCCGCGAGGGTGTCACCCTGGGTCTTGGTGGCTCTTTCGATACCCAGAAGCTCGACCAGGCTACCCACAAGCTCGGTGCCAGCTTCACCTTCGAGGGTTAA
- a CDS encoding glycosyl hydrolase family 47 domain-containing protein: MASIFNQIQGRVPRRYVALVAFFFFVALFLWSGFDVVPRSPTVGRFKYVPSSYNWAKAKVYHPVKDMKMLPQGTPITFPKVQLKNHSENQDATSSTRKQAVKNAFIKSWEAYKTHAWGKDQLQPLSGGGKDTFSGWMAQVVDALDTLWIMDLKEDFYLAVKEVAAIDWATTHDNNVINLFEVTIRYLGGLLAAYDLSQEPVLRAKAIELGDALYATFDTPNRLPSHWLDYSKAKNGEQTADDSMSGAAGGTLCMEFTRLSQITGDPKYYDATERIKQFYYRFQNETSLPGLWPVTMNFRDEQLIETRYTIGAGADSMYEYLVKMPVLLGGLDPQYPEMAVKALDTARDYLLYRPMTPKDENILMAGNALVDHGNVERIYEMQHLTCFAGGMYAMAGKLFKRDDYVDLGSRLSSGCVWAYDSFASGIMPEAADLVGCKKLDGPCPYDETAKHYLLRPEAIESVFYMYRITGDQVWRDTAWRLWENIVRETEVDLAFAIVEDVTVSKGTNGDVMETFWLAETLKYFYLIFDDEGVIDLDEWVFNTEAHPFKRPVV, encoded by the exons ATGGCCTCCATATTCAACCAGATCCAGGGCCGAGTCCCTCGCCGCTATGTTGCGCTTgtggccttcttcttctttgtcgccctcttcctctggaGCGGCTTTGATGTCGTGCCTCGATCTCCCACCGTCGGCAGATTCAAGTATGTGCCCAGCAGCTACAActgggccaaggccaaggtctATCACCCCGTCAAGGACATGAAGATGCTACCGCAGGGAACACCCATAACCTTTCCCAAGGTGCAGCTGAAGAACCATTCAGAGAACCAAGACGCCACCTCCAGCACTCGGAAACAGGCTGTCAAGAATGCCTTCATCAAGAGCTGGGAGGCGTACAAGACCCATGCGTGGGGCAAGGACCAACTGCAACCCCTCTCAGGCGGCGGAAAGGATACCTTCAGCGGTTGGATGGCACAGGTGGTGGATGCGTTGGACACCCTGTGGATCATGGACCTCAAGGAAGACTTCTATCTGGCCGTTAAAGAAGTGGCGGCGATCGACTGGGCCACGACCCATGACAACAACGTTATCAATTTGTTCGAGGTGACTATTCGATATCTTGGCGGGTTGCTTGCTGCATACGATCTCTCCCAGGAGCCCGTCTTGCGTGCAAAGGCAATTGAGCTTGGTGATGCACTCTATGCCACCTTTGATACCCCGAACCGTCTGCCATCCCACTGGCTTGACTACAGCAAGGCCAAAAACGGCGAACAGACAGCCGATGACAGCATGTCGGGGGCTGCTGGTGGCACCCTCTGCATGGAATTCACCCGCCTCTCACAAATCACAGGCGATCCCAAGTATTACGACGCCACGGAGCGCATCAAGCAGTTCTACTACCGCTTCCAGAACGAGACCTCTCTCCCGGGCCTTTGGCCAGTGACCATGAACTTTCGCGATGAGCAGCTTATCGAGACTCGATACACTATCGGAGCCGGCGCCGATTCCATGTACGAATATCTGGTCAAGATGCCCGTTCTTCTGGGGGGACTGGACCCCCAATATCCCGAAATGGCCGTCAAGGCTCTCGATACCGCTAGGGACTACCTGCTGTATCGTCCCATGACTCCAAAAGACGAAAACATTCTCATGGCTGGAAATGCACTGGTGGACCACGGCAATGTAGAGCGAATTTATGAGATGCAGCACCTGACTTGCTTTGCAGGCGGCATGTATGCAATGGCTGGCAAGCTCTTCAAGCGAGACGACTATGTTGATCTGGGCTCCCGCCTCTCGTCCGGCTGTGTATGGGCGTATGACTCCTTCGCCTCTGGCATCATGCCCGAGGCAGCAGACTTGGTGGGCTGCAAGAAACTCGACGGGCCCTGCCCATACGACGAAACT GCTAAACACTATCTCTTACGGCCCGAAGCCATTGAGAGTGTATTTTACATGTACCGCATTACCGGGGATCAGGTTTGGAGGGATACGGCGTGGAGGCTGTGGGAGAACATTGTCAGGGAGACGGAGGTTGATCTGGCGTTTGCCATTGTTGAAGACGTTACCGTGAGCAAGGGCACCAACGGCGATGTGATGGAG ACGTTTTGGCTGGCTGAAACGCTCAAGTACTTTTACTTGATTTTTGACGATGAAGGCGTGATCGACTTGGATGAGTGGGTGTTTAACACGGAGGCGCATCCGTTTAAGCGGCCGGTGGTGTGA
- a CDS encoding syntaxin domain-containing protein, which yields MSGQNPYSQGPNQESGYGGGGYGQLNPYATNTSDNASPYNTGNNYELQDYNNQGAAGNGYSQEQGARPSVLSQQDFLSRVQTLRNDIKALTGDIDFIGQLHQRTLSATDQDANEQLDHYVAQTQIRNTAIKDGIKGLERDLLKTTDASRTTKQTQLESLKTFFKSELDKYQSIERDYQARYREQIARQYRIVNPEASEDEVRQATEADWSNEGVFQTALRSNKTGHAASLLGNVRARHNELQRIEQTLSELALLFQELAAMVEQQENVVVAAEVNAENTVQNIEKGNEQVSQGIEHARRTRRLKWWCAFIVFLICLAIALGVGLGVALTKNH from the exons ATGTCGGGGCAGAATCCTTATTCGCAAGGCCCTAACCAGGAGTCTGGctacggcggcggcggctatGGTCAG CTGAACCCATATGCCACCAATACAAGCGACAACGCTTCGCCGTACAACACCGGCAACAACTATGAGCTGCAGGACTACAACAACCAGGGCGCCGCCGGCAATGGCTACTCCCAGGAGCAGGGCGCCCGGCCTTCTGTTCTGTCACAGCAAGACTTCCTCAGCCGCGTGCAGACCCTGCGCAACGACATCAAGGCACTGACTGGCGATATTGACTTCATTGGACAGCTGCATCAGCGCACCCTCAGCGCTACTGACCAGGATGCGAACGAGCAGCTGGATCACTACGTTGCGCAGACGCAAATCCGCAACACCGCCATCAAGGATGGCATCAAGGGCCTTGAGCGCGACCTGCTCAAGACAACAGACGCCTCTCGCACCACTAAGCAGACCCAGCTCGAGTCGCTCAAGACCTTTTTCAAGTCCGAGCTCGACAAGTACCAGAGCATTGAGCGCGATTACCAGGCGCGCTACAGGGAGCAGATTGCGAGACAGTACCGCATCGTGAACCCGGAAGCGTCGGAGGATGAGGTGCGACAGGCCACAGAGGCCGACTGGAGCAATGAGGGTGTTTTCCAGACAGCT CTTCGCTCCAACAAGACTGGTCACGCTGCCTCTCTGCTTGGCAATGTGCGTGCTCGCCACAATGAGCTCCAGCGCATCGAGCAGACTCTCTCCGAGctcgccctcctcttccaggAACTTGCTGCTATGGTCGAGCAACAGGAGAACGTGGTTGTTGCCGCCGAGGTAAACGCCGAGAACACAGTCCAGAACATCGAGAAGGGCAACGAGCAAGTCAGCCAAGGTATCGAGCATGCCCGCCGCACCCGCCGTCTCAAATGGTGGTGcgccttcatcgtcttcctcattTGCCTTGCCATCGCTCTCGGTGTTGGTCTCGGCGTGGCCTTGACCAAAAACCATTAA
- a CDS encoding dnaJ domain-containing protein, whose product MPLLPRTLATVSCLFAQPISRRCVTGESAVKAYGRYWSGAVPASTWTPISASAGGRLRRCCDDCRRGFHATRELARGSFEGKNHYERLKVSPDASPAEIKKSFYALSKAHHPDANRSDPDAAHNFSLLSESYTVLSNANRRATYDREVLRLHEHHHHPHHHASYHSTNPAGGRPPSGLSRRRGTFRGPPPSFYRSGGYGAQAEKRHQAHEESTGGAASGVQTDRANPWNTSAFHHAHHYAGMGPGSDPHHFRDQSVPHFDKAGHTRTHEREDHRRWQRQRRAVGDDGIEFEPQTSLAGHFLIVAGILAATFLAPAVYLQFMRLGRQKKEKES is encoded by the exons ATGCCACTCCTCCCGCGCACTCTCGCCACCGTCTCCTGTCTTTTTGCGCAACCAATATCCCGACGTTGCGTGACCGGTGAATCTGCTGTTAAAGCGTACGGGCGATACTGGTCCGGTGCGGTTCCGGCCTCGACTTGGACTCCCATCTCGGCATCGGCTGGGGGCCGATTGAGGCGCTGTTGTGATGACTGCAGGAGAGGATTCCATGCGACGAGAGAGCTTGCGAGGGGCAGTTTTGAGGGGAAGAATCATTATGAACGGCTGAAGGTATCACCGGATGCCTCTCCGGCTGAGATCAAAAA ATCCTTCTATGCGCTCTCGAAAGCCCACCACCCCGATGCAAATCGCTCCGACCCCGATGCCGCCCACAacttttctctcctctccgaGTCTTACACCGTTCTGTCCAATGCAAATCGCCGCGCCACCTACGACCGCGAAGTTTTGCGCCTCCAcgagcaccaccaccatcctcatcatcacgcCTCATACCACAGCACCAATCCCGCCGGCGGCCGCCCTCCCTCCGGCCTGAGCCGCCGCAGAGGAACCTTTCGCGGGCCCCCGCCAAGCTTCTACCGCAGCGGCGGATATGGCGCCCAAGCGGAGAAGCGCCACCAGGCACACGAAGAGTCGACCGGCGGCGCAGCTTCAGGAGTTCAGACGGACCGCGCCAACCCTTGGAACACGAGCGCCTTTCATCACGCGCATCATTATGCGGGTATGGGCCCGGGGTCTGACCCTCATCACTTTCGGGACCAGAGCGTGCCGCATTTCGACAAGGCGGGCCATACGCGGACGCACGAGCGGGAGGATCAccggcggtggcagcggcagagAAGGGCTGTGGGGGACGACGGCATAGAGTTTGAGCCGCAGACGAGCCTGGCCGGGCACTTTTTGATTGTGGCGGGAATCCTGGCGGCGACGTTTCTTGCGCCGGCGGTATATCTGCAGTTTATGCGTCTGGggaggcagaagaaggagaaggagtcGTGA
- a CDS encoding ubiquitin-conjugating enzyme domain-containing protein: MALCQNRLQEERKQWRRDHPFGFFAKPARTKEGVLDLKNWECGIPGKEKTIWEGGLFKINIAFPDEYPTKPPKCKFVPPLFHPNVYPSGTVCLSILNEEEAWKPAITVKQILLGIQDLLNDPNPESPAQADAYNLFKRDKAEYEKRIRRVVRENPAP, from the exons ATGGCCCTCTGCCAGAACAGATTACAGGAAGAGCG GAAGCAATGGCGCCGTGACCAtccctttggcttcttcgccaaaCCGGCCCGGACAAAGGAGGGAGTGCTCGACTTGAAGAACTGGGAATGCGGCATTCCgggcaaggagaagactATCTGGGAGGGAGGCCTGTTTAAGATCAACATTGCGTTCCCCGACG AGTACCCAACAAAACCCCCAAAAT GCAAATTTGTCCCTCCGCTGTTCCATCCCAACGTCTATCCCTCGGGCACCGTCTGCCTGTCGATTCTCAACGAGGAAGAGGCCTGGAAGCCGGCCATCACGGTCAAGCAAATTCTTCTGGGCATCCAAGATCTCCTCAACGACCCCAATCCCGAGTCACCCGCGCAAGCCGACGCATATAACCTGTtcaagagagacaaggcCGAGTACGAGAAGCGTATTCGCCGCGTGGTTCGCGAGAACCCGGCGCCGTAA
- a CDS encoding brix domain-containing protein, which translates to MIRKQARQRRDYLYRRAVLLRDAEISEKRAKLRASLASGKPLDPTIANDKSLRKDYQYDESRDLTTNEQLDLDDEYAQLSGIVDPRVLVTTSRDPSARLSAFAKEIRLLLPTSIRMNRGNLILPDLVKSAQSAGLSDMLLLHEHRGTPTALTISHFPHGPTVSFSLHNVVLRHDIPGSVRGTVSESYPHLIFDGFTTRLGERVVKVLKHLFPPREPITSKTKIGNRVVTFKNIDDSIEVRHHVFVRTGYDSVELAEVGPRMTMRIFEIRGGTLENKDGDVEWHLSQYTRTSKKKNYL; encoded by the exons ATGATT CGCAAACAAGCTCGCCAGAGGCGGGATTACCTGTACCGACGAGCGGTTCTACTGCGGGATGCCGAAATCAGCGAGAAAAGAGCCAAGTTAAGAGCCTCTCTCGCTTCGGGAAAGCCATTGGACCCAACAATCGCCAATGACAAGTCACTGAGGAAAGACTACCAATATGATGAGTCACGAGACCTTACTACGAACGAGCAGTTGGACTTGGACGACGAGTATGCGCAATTGTCCGGTATCGTCGACCCTCGAGTTCTTGTAACGACTTCTCGCGACCCCTCGGCCAGATTATCAGCTTTCGCAAAGGAAATCAGGCTTCTTCTACCGACTTCAATCCGAATGAACCGTGGTAATCTCATCTTACCCGATCTCGTCAAGTCTGCACAGTCTGCAGGCCTGTCCGACATGCTTCTGCTTCACGAGCATCGTGGTACACCAACAGCCTTAACAATTTCCCATTTCCCTCACGGACCGACAGTTTCATTCTCTCTACACAACGTTGTGCTCCGCCACGATATTCCCGGTAGCGTTCGAGGAACCGTGTCAGAGTCATACCCTCACCTCAtctttgatggcttcactACTCGCTTAGGAGAACGTGTTGTCAAAGTCCTAAAGCACCTGTTCCCGCCTAGAGAGCCAATTACTAGCAAGACCAAGATTGGAAACCGAGTGGTGACATTTAAAAATATCGACGACAGCATTGAAGTCAGACACCACGTTTTCGTACGGACAGGTTATGATAGTGTTGAGCTGGCAGAGGTTGGTCCCCGAATGACGATGAGAATATTCGAGATCCGTGGCGGTACCCTTGAGAACAAGGACGGTGACGTGGAGTGGCATCTATCCCAATACACACGAACAtctaagaagaagaattatCTTTAA